The genomic stretch TTTAAGAGATATCAATGATGGTAGCTTTAAATCACGAGAATTCGGGAAGGTTATAAAATTAGCAATAATTTCCTACCTCAACGGGGATATTTCAACCTTTGATTCGTGCTGTGATTATTTATTAGGCAATATTTCAGACAGTAAACTTTGTAGAGAATTGGGTATATCCAAAGTGACAAAATCAGCTCAAAATAAGCGTGCAGAGGATATGCTTTTTTCTCTTTTCCAGTTTGTTTATTATATTGGTTATAGAGGAATAATTGTGGGTTTTGATGAGGCTGAACAGAGTTTTAATGTTGATAGAAAAAAACTTGCCAAGATTTTTTCAACACTGCGTTCTTTATTAGATGCTATTGTCAACTTAAAAGATGCCTCTGCCCTAATTGTATATGCTATGACAAATGATGTTTATGAAGAAATGAATAAATACCCAGCATTGCAGCAAAGGCTTTCAAGTCCGTATGAGAAGGATTTTTTTAGTGGAAATGTTTTAGCCCCAGTTATTAACCTTACACGACTTGATTCTATTGATTTGTCAAAGAAAATTGCTATGAAGATTTCAGATGTATTTTATGAGACTTTCAAAGACCAAATTAACATTTCAAAAGATGAGATACTAAAAAAGGCTGACGAGATATCAGGTGAAATTATAAAAAGAGGTGTTTCGAGCTCAAACAAGCGTGAAATAACAAAGGCTGTTTGCACATATTTGTTAGAAATTCTTGAAGAAAGAGAGATTAATTATGGTAATTTAGGAAAAATATATACACAAAACATATACGAAGATGAGGTTTAAAAACATGATGAGAGAAGATACCACATTTAAAAAATTAAGGGTTATAGAATCACTTAGATTTGGATTGGTGCCAGAGTATTACATAGACCAGCTTACAATAGGTTTTGATCAGATCAAAGATGTTACAGAAAAGATACTGAGAAAATGCGAGTCTTTTTTGCCTGTTGGATTTCAAGTTTGTGGAGAATATGGCTGTGGAAAAAGTCACACCCTATCTGTTATGAGATATATAGCACGAAAAGAAGGGTTTTTTACATTTAAAGTGGAAGTTGATGGAGAAGGCATAAGCCTTTCTAATCCATCAAAACTATTGAACATATTATTTTTAAGTATTCAAGACAATGATATATATTCAGACTACCCGTTAGTAAGTCTTTTTTTAAAGGCATTGCTATTGAAAAACGGCAGCTTTGAAAAACTAAAAAGATTTGAAACAATCCAAAAATACCTAAATGTTATAACAGCTTTAGCTGAGGTGGGTTTATTAGATGAATATTCTTATTTTATAGAATCACTTCTTACATGCAGTGATGAGGTAAGTGCAACTGATGTAAATGAAATGCTATCAAGTGCTTTGAGATATTCTGGATATTCAAATTTAAAACTGAAAACTCTTATTAGTAGAAAAGTAGATGAACGATATTTTAATTTTATTGAGGCATTAGCAGGGATTGCCACTTTAGTAGTTGCTGCAGGTTATAAAGGCCTTATGGTTACAATAGACGAGTATGAGGTGGAAAGAATAAAAAATCCAAGCAATTATAAAATGGTTCAAGACATGTTGTACGTAATTGGACGATATTTAAGTGGCGGGTTGAATATTCCAAGAGCTCCACTTTGTATAATATTTTCAGCAATAAATCAAGGTGGCGAAAAGGGTGATCCAGACATCACAAGATATATTTCAAAAACACCTGAAAATATGTTTGAGGTGACAAAGTGGAGTGAATCTCAAAAAATAGAGCTTTTAAAAAAGCTGCATGTCCTTTACTGTGAGACTTATCAATTGTGGTCTGAGTTTAGCTTAAGCACAGGAGAAAATCTAACAAAACTCATAGAAAGTAAACTTCCTAACAGTGAGAGCAGGCAGATTCGTTCGATTATAAAATGGTATTTGACACTACTGGATTTGCAGTATGGACCACCAGGCATAAGAAGGTGATAAGAAATATGGATAATGGCTATTTAGAAGATCTAAATATTAAGAATCAGCTTTCTTCAACATGGGATATGTTTTTTGGAAGCTATGGTAGACTAAAAGATGTTCAAAGAAAGGCAATTCCCAAAATACTTGAGGGAAAAGATATTTTAATATGCTCACCTACTGCAAGTGGCAAAACAGAAGCTGCATGTGCACCCTTGATTGAGAGGTTAAAGTCAAGGTTCAAGGTCTGGACAATTTTATACATTTGTCCAACAAGAGCACTAGTTAACGATATCTATGAAAGGCTTATTTCACGGCTTATCTATTATGATATTAATATTTTAAGAAAAACAGGGGATTATCAAGCCGAATTTAAAACAATTCCGAATATACTAATTACAACACCAGAGTCATTTGACAGTATGATGTGTAGAGGAAAACTTAAAAATGGTTTTGGGCATATTTTATCTTGTGTTTATGCGGTTATTTTAGATGAGGTGCATCTTTTATATGGTAGCTCAAGAGGTGAGCAAGTAAGATGGCTACTTGAAAGGTTAAGAAGGCTAAAAGCTCAAGCTTTTAAAGAAAAGTGGTGTGATGATGAAAAGATTCAGATTATTGGAATGAGTGCAACAATGAAGGAACCTGAAAAGATATTAAAGTATTATATTCCTGATGGTGAAATAATAAAAGCTGAAGGGAAAAGAGAAATAAATCTAATATCAGATGAAATTGTTTCAATTGATGAGACAATATTCAAGTATTTTTGCAGCATTGATTTTCAAAACAGGTTTAAGAAAATTCTAATTTTTTGTAATTCAAGAAATAAAGTTGATGCTTTAGTAGCAGAGCTCAGAAGTATTTTAAAAGATTCAAACTACCAAATTGTATCTCATCATGGCAGTTTAGCAAAGTCTGAAAGAGAAGAAACTGAAGAAATTTTAAAAAGGCATGAAAGGGTTATAGCAGTTTCATCTTCTACCTTTGAAATAGGAATTGATATTGGCTCAATTGATTTGGTTGTTTTGGCAGAACCGCCGCTTGATATGAATAGCTTTCTTCAAAGAATTGGGCGTGGGAACAGAAAAAATGAGAGAATAGAGGTCCTTTTATGTGCTGAAAATGATACTCAAAGACTAATTCAAAAAGCTATGCTCCTTTGTGCACAAAATGGAATTCTTTTAAATACAGCAGTGGGGAATATTTTTCATGTTATTATCCAGCAGATAATCTCATACATATTTCAGTCAAAAGATTTTAAACGAAGCAAAGATGCACTAAAAAGCTTAATAGAATCTTGTTTAAAATATTATTTTGAAGACTTATCAGTTGCAAATGACATTATAAACAATCTAATTTTAAGCAGCCAGCTCAAAGAAGCGGATGATG from Caldicellulosiruptor kronotskyensis 2002 encodes the following:
- a CDS encoding BREX system ATP-binding domain-containing protein — protein: MDKNLFLRALYTMAQHGTAPAEGCKYFGVGYENVFEAIRQKYFYEHFGRNICAQKFVVGPYGSGKTHFLRHLMEIARDENCVTSEIALNRDIDFSDKLLIYSEVVRNMKAPLQQNEGLSEFLRYTLDNIINDTKNSQYLKEKFLRDINDGSFKSREFGKVIKLAIISYLNGDISTFDSCCDYLLGNISDSKLCRELGISKVTKSAQNKRAEDMLFSLFQFVYYIGYRGIIVGFDEAEQSFNVDRKKLAKIFSTLRSLLDAIVNLKDASALIVYAMTNDVYEEMNKYPALQQRLSSPYEKDFFSGNVLAPVINLTRLDSIDLSKKIAMKISDVFYETFKDQINISKDEILKKADEISGEIIKRGVSSSNKREITKAVCTYLLEILEEREINYGNLGKIYTQNIYEDEV
- a CDS encoding BREX system ATP-binding domain-containing protein; the encoded protein is MMREDTTFKKLRVIESLRFGLVPEYYIDQLTIGFDQIKDVTEKILRKCESFLPVGFQVCGEYGCGKSHTLSVMRYIARKEGFFTFKVEVDGEGISLSNPSKLLNILFLSIQDNDIYSDYPLVSLFLKALLLKNGSFEKLKRFETIQKYLNVITALAEVGLLDEYSYFIESLLTCSDEVSATDVNEMLSSALRYSGYSNLKLKTLISRKVDERYFNFIEALAGIATLVVAAGYKGLMVTIDEYEVERIKNPSNYKMVQDMLYVIGRYLSGGLNIPRAPLCIIFSAINQGGEKGDPDITRYISKTPENMFEVTKWSESQKIELLKKLHVLYCETYQLWSEFSLSTGENLTKLIESKLPNSESRQIRSIIKWYLTLLDLQYGPPGIRR
- a CDS encoding DEAD/DEAH box helicase, whose protein sequence is MDNGYLEDLNIKNQLSSTWDMFFGSYGRLKDVQRKAIPKILEGKDILICSPTASGKTEAACAPLIERLKSRFKVWTILYICPTRALVNDIYERLISRLIYYDINILRKTGDYQAEFKTIPNILITTPESFDSMMCRGKLKNGFGHILSCVYAVILDEVHLLYGSSRGEQVRWLLERLRRLKAQAFKEKWCDDEKIQIIGMSATMKEPEKILKYYIPDGEIIKAEGKREINLISDEIVSIDETIFKYFCSIDFQNRFKKILIFCNSRNKVDALVAELRSILKDSNYQIVSHHGSLAKSEREETEEILKRHERVIAVSSSTFEIGIDIGSIDLVVLAEPPLDMNSFLQRIGRGNRKNERIEVLLCAENDTQRLIQKAMLLCAQNGILLNTAVGNIFHVIIQQIISYIFQSKDFKRSKDALKSLIESCLKYYFEDLSVANDIINNLILSSQLKEADDGKLTVKNDWFDKFSNGQIHSTIRFASGMSIYDLEKNKVLATNVQDFQNKRIKITGQNKEIIDIQGNSLIVKNSSEKLDGGLLSYAPYETIFFNTQPYAIRTYLGLEDKVFPYIIRDNMVYVFHLGSTQREFFIKLLIRMLDLKAIEAVNPFLVQFNKSYCNKVISSLKDLNYYSMIEFIEKDIEWIEKALKINPHNKLLPMKIRLKEIVRIINLENEIKLFKKAEFQNVTHTQLEMYLAKLIH